A single window of Achromobacter xylosoxidans DNA harbors:
- a CDS encoding PIG-L deacetylase family protein, producing the protein MPASYSPAAAAREILPSMPRIVVVSPHLDDAVLSCGALLGARPGSTVVTVYTGMPDAAHVLTDWDRRCGFGSAAEAMRERRREDARAMALVRGRGRALGFLDSQYAACADACLPALTEALMRTLAELRPDAVAIPLGLLHADHVRVSDAGLMVRDAWRGPAWLAYEDVPYRCLPGIVQARFARLHGRGVIAAPADFALDTRAKPRAVAAYASQLKGLQRAPADLGREERYWHLVDG; encoded by the coding sequence ATGCCGGCTTCATATTCCCCCGCCGCCGCCGCGCGCGAAATCCTGCCATCGATGCCCCGCATCGTGGTCGTGTCGCCCCACCTGGACGACGCCGTGCTGAGCTGCGGCGCGCTGTTGGGCGCGCGGCCGGGCAGCACGGTGGTGACCGTCTACACCGGCATGCCGGACGCCGCGCATGTGCTGACGGATTGGGACCGCCGTTGCGGCTTCGGCAGCGCGGCCGAGGCGATGCGGGAACGGCGGCGGGAAGATGCCAGGGCCATGGCCCTGGTGCGCGGCCGCGGCCGGGCCCTGGGATTTCTCGACAGCCAGTACGCCGCGTGCGCCGACGCCTGCCTGCCGGCGCTGACCGAGGCGTTGATGCGCACGTTGGCCGAGCTGCGGCCGGACGCGGTGGCGATTCCGCTTGGCCTGCTGCATGCCGACCACGTCCGCGTCAGCGATGCGGGGTTGATGGTGCGCGATGCCTGGCGCGGGCCGGCCTGGCTGGCCTACGAGGACGTGCCGTACCGTTGCCTGCCGGGCATCGTCCAGGCGCGTTTCGCGCGGCTGCATGGCCGGGGCGTGATCGCCGCGCCGGCCGACTTCGCGCTGGATACGCGCGCCAAGCCCCGGGCGGTGGCGGCGTACGCCTCACAGCTCAAGGGTCTGCAACGCGCGCCGGCCGACCTGGGCCGCGAGGAACGCTACTGGCACCTGGTGGACGGATGA
- a CDS encoding mechanosensitive ion channel family protein — protein sequence MLTSWFSGAPADHPIALWLAAVALGVALFLALTLVLRLARSRLERLAQPAGHGAAGAAARVLRRTSWLILALASLLVAADLTGAPFPGRSGAGHLWFVLVALQLALWLDRGIEVGLTHAVAARGRAGSITATLLSFLLRALVWVIVLLAMLDNVGVNITALVASLGIGGVAVALAVQTILSDLFASISIGLDKPFEAGDFIVFGTVAGSIEHVGLKTTRIRSLGGEQIVCSNTELLKQTIQNYKRMQQRRIVFSIRVTYRTPVDQVAAVPGIIRAQIERQPDTRFDRAHLARMAESALEFEAVYYVMSADYNRYMDLQQAIYLGVMRDLQAAGIALALPESILHLARRPPPGGDERRADAGPA from the coding sequence ATGCTGACGTCCTGGTTTTCCGGCGCGCCCGCCGACCATCCCATTGCCCTGTGGCTCGCCGCCGTGGCGCTGGGAGTCGCGCTGTTCCTGGCGCTGACGCTGGTGTTGCGGCTGGCACGGTCGCGCCTGGAGCGGCTGGCCCAGCCGGCCGGCCATGGCGCCGCCGGCGCGGCGGCGCGCGTGCTGCGGCGGACCAGCTGGCTGATCCTGGCGCTGGCCTCGCTGCTGGTCGCCGCCGACCTGACCGGCGCGCCCTTTCCCGGGCGCTCGGGCGCGGGCCACCTGTGGTTCGTCCTGGTGGCGCTGCAACTGGCGCTGTGGCTCGACCGCGGCATCGAGGTCGGCCTGACCCATGCGGTGGCCGCGCGCGGACGGGCCGGGTCGATCACCGCCACGCTGCTCTCGTTCCTGTTGCGGGCGCTGGTCTGGGTGATCGTGCTGCTGGCCATGCTCGACAATGTCGGCGTCAACATCACCGCGCTGGTCGCCAGCCTGGGCATCGGCGGCGTGGCGGTGGCCCTCGCGGTCCAGACCATCCTCAGCGATCTGTTCGCATCGATTTCCATCGGCCTGGACAAGCCCTTCGAGGCGGGCGACTTCATCGTCTTCGGCACGGTGGCCGGCAGCATCGAACACGTCGGCCTGAAGACCACGCGGATCCGCAGCCTGGGCGGCGAACAGATCGTCTGCTCGAACACCGAACTGCTCAAGCAGACGATCCAGAACTACAAACGCATGCAGCAGCGGCGCATCGTCTTTTCGATCCGGGTGACGTATCGCACCCCGGTCGACCAGGTGGCGGCCGTGCCCGGCATCATCCGCGCCCAGATCGAACGGCAGCCCGACACCCGCTTCGATCGCGCGCACCTGGCGCGGATGGCCGAGAGCGCGCTGGAATTCGAGGCGGTCTACTACGTGATGAGCGCCGACTACAACCGCTACATGGACCTGCAACAGGCCATCTACCTGGGCGTCATGCGCGACCTGCAGGCCGCCGGCATCGCGCTGGCGCTGCCGGAGAGCATCCTGCACCTGGCGCGTCGCCCCCCGCCCGGCGGCGACGAGCGTCGCGCCGACGCGGGGCCGGCTTGA
- a CDS encoding Transaldolase / Glucose-6-phosphate isomerase — protein sequence MDMYVPSSFSPAIRGRRLRLPADAAHPPAAGRRPRTALNGFASALPPALAERLDQRLALAHREAWVQRLWARDATLWTGADEDRWLGWLRPGAGPARPARLAAICRRLCVAGHADAVLLGMGGATLGAEALAHILGVAAGGLRLHVLDSTDVAQILALEARLDLTRTLFVVASKSGATLESGMLAAYFQQRVAALLGRREAGRRFVAITDPGTPLQARALRDGYAAVFEGEPTVGGRYSVLSPFGLVAAALLGHDPAALLRAMQPMLRACSAQVALHRNPGLVLGALLGEAALAGHDKVTLLAAPGLRPLGCWLEQLLAESTGKDGKGLIPVADEPRCQPAAYRRDRLFVHLASAQAPDAELAAHASELAAAGHPVLTCTSGAGLAIGQEFFRWQVATAVAAAVLGVNPFDQPDVEASKARTRALAGGGAVAAQADEPLLVEGALAFHGKTATATAASAAALLAAHAAPARAGGYMALLAYLPRGPACERWLASARDCIGRGTGVATLGGFGPRYLHSCGQLHKGGTACGRFLFITADAPRELAAPGYPAGFGATQAAQALGDMEELMARGRPCLRVHIQGDLDAGLAQLDTLLRRALAPATLPPPLAPGAVQAEARARHAQSHTAPMPGAATAIGEIP from the coding sequence ATGGACATGTATGTGCCATCCTCTTTTTCCCCGGCGATCCGCGGACGCCGCTTGCGCCTGCCCGCGGACGCCGCCCATCCGCCCGCCGCTGGCCGACGGCCGCGCACCGCCCTGAATGGTTTTGCCTCGGCGCTGCCGCCGGCCCTGGCCGAGCGCCTGGACCAGCGCCTGGCGCTGGCGCACCGCGAAGCCTGGGTGCAGCGGCTGTGGGCCCGCGATGCGACGCTGTGGACCGGCGCCGATGAAGACCGGTGGCTGGGCTGGCTGCGGCCGGGCGCGGGTCCGGCCCGGCCGGCGCGCCTGGCCGCCATCTGCCGCCGGCTGTGCGTGGCGGGCCACGCCGACGCGGTGTTGCTGGGCATGGGGGGCGCAACCCTCGGGGCCGAAGCGCTGGCCCACATCCTGGGCGTGGCCGCGGGCGGCTTGCGCCTGCACGTTCTGGATTCGACCGACGTGGCGCAGATCCTGGCCCTCGAAGCCCGCCTGGACCTGACCCGCACGCTCTTCGTCGTGGCCAGCAAGTCGGGCGCCACGCTGGAATCCGGCATGCTGGCCGCGTATTTCCAGCAGCGCGTGGCCGCGCTGCTGGGACGGCGCGAGGCCGGCCGCCGCTTCGTCGCCATCACCGACCCCGGCACGCCGCTGCAGGCGCGCGCGCTGCGCGACGGCTACGCCGCCGTGTTCGAGGGCGAGCCGACGGTGGGCGGCCGCTATTCGGTGCTGTCGCCGTTCGGGCTGGTGGCCGCGGCATTGCTCGGCCACGATCCCGCCGCGCTGCTGCGGGCCATGCAGCCCATGCTGCGGGCCTGCTCGGCGCAGGTGGCGCTGCATCGCAATCCGGGGCTGGTGCTGGGCGCGCTGCTGGGCGAGGCCGCGCTGGCCGGCCATGACAAGGTCACGTTGCTGGCGGCCCCGGGGCTGCGGCCGCTGGGATGCTGGCTCGAACAGTTGCTGGCCGAGTCCACCGGCAAGGATGGCAAGGGCCTGATCCCGGTCGCGGACGAGCCCCGTTGCCAGCCCGCGGCATACCGCCGCGACCGCCTTTTCGTGCATCTGGCCAGCGCGCAGGCGCCGGACGCCGAGCTGGCGGCGCACGCGAGTGAACTTGCGGCCGCCGGCCACCCGGTGCTGACCTGCACCAGCGGCGCGGGGTTGGCGATCGGACAGGAGTTTTTCCGCTGGCAGGTGGCCACCGCCGTCGCCGCGGCGGTCCTCGGGGTCAACCCTTTCGACCAGCCCGACGTCGAGGCGAGCAAGGCGCGCACCCGGGCGCTGGCAGGCGGCGGGGCCGTCGCCGCGCAGGCGGATGAACCGTTGCTCGTGGAGGGCGCGCTGGCCTTCCATGGCAAGACCGCCACCGCCACCGCCGCATCCGCGGCGGCATTGCTGGCGGCGCACGCCGCGCCGGCCCGGGCGGGCGGGTACATGGCGCTGCTGGCCTATCTGCCGCGCGGACCGGCCTGCGAAAGGTGGCTGGCGTCCGCGCGCGACTGCATCGGACGCGGGACCGGCGTCGCCACGCTGGGTGGCTTCGGCCCCCGCTATCTGCATTCCTGCGGCCAGTTGCACAAGGGCGGCACGGCCTGCGGACGATTCCTGTTCATCACCGCGGACGCGCCGCGCGAACTGGCCGCGCCCGGCTATCCGGCCGGCTTCGGCGCAACCCAGGCCGCGCAGGCGCTGGGGGACATGGAGGAGCTGATGGCGCGCGGCCGCCCGTGCCTGCGCGTGCATATCCAGGGCGACCTCGACGCCGGGCTGGCGCAGCTGGACACGCTGTTGCGCAGGGCATTGGCGCCCGCCACGCTGCCGCCGCCGCTTGCGCCCGGCGCCGTCCAGGCAGAAGCGCGCGCCCGCCACGCGCAATCCCACACCGCGCCCATGCCGGGCGCGGCGACCGCTATCGGAGAGATTCCATGA
- a CDS encoding DUF421 domain-containing protein, with the protein MSPDWSEMFTFSISPLEIIIRGSIVYWFIFVLLRVAGRRDIGSFGVADMLVLVLIADAAQNAMAGEYKSIVDGLVLVSTIVGWTVIVDRAGYFFKPVGRLLAADKVCLIHDGVIARRNLRREYITEDELLSELRLKGVTDVSEVRRAYMEADGNISVLKKKAD; encoded by the coding sequence ATGAGTCCTGACTGGTCGGAGATGTTCACCTTCTCGATATCGCCGCTCGAAATCATCATCCGCGGCTCCATCGTCTACTGGTTCATCTTCGTGCTGTTGCGCGTGGCCGGCCGCCGCGATATCGGCTCGTTCGGCGTGGCCGACATGCTGGTGCTGGTGCTGATCGCCGACGCCGCGCAGAACGCGATGGCCGGGGAATACAAGTCCATCGTCGACGGCCTGGTGCTGGTGTCGACGATCGTCGGTTGGACCGTCATCGTCGACAGGGCGGGCTATTTCTTCAAGCCGGTCGGCCGGCTGCTGGCGGCCGACAAGGTCTGCCTGATCCATGACGGCGTCATTGCGCGCCGCAACCTGCGGCGCGAGTACATCACCGAAGATGAGCTGCTGAGCGAACTGCGCCTGAAAGGCGTGACGGATGTCAGCGAAGTGCGGCGCGCCTACATGGAGGCCGACGGCAACATCAGCGTGCTCAAGAAGAAAGCGGATTGA